Proteins from a single region of Streptomyces glaucescens:
- a CDS encoding cation acetate symporter, producing MTGEHQTLALVLFGVFVAVTLAITSWVSRGRRGSAVEFYAGGRLFSPMENGFAIAGDYMSAASFLGISGLIALFGYDGLLYSVGFLVAWLVVLFLVAELVRNCGRFTLADVVAARMRERPVRIAAGTSSVTVSVLYLVAQMVGAGSLVALLLGGTGAAAQTWTVIAVGALMVVYVSWGGMRATTWIQIVKAVLLLGGAVTLTALVLVRFHGDVDRLLRTAADRSGHGTAFLAPGLTYGGDWTARLDFISLGLALVLGTAGLPHILSRFYTVPTARAARRSVVWSIALIGGFYLMTIVLGFGAAAIVGPQAVRASNTAGNTAVPLLALDLGGGAGSTGGTVLFAVVAAVAFATILAVVAGVTLASSASVAHDLYASLRRGRGEPRGEVAVARAAAAGIGVVAIALGLLARDLNVAFLVGLAFAVAASANLPVLLYSLFWRRFTTRGAVWAVYGGLVPAVALVLLSPVVSGSPDALFPHADFQCFPLQNPGLVSIPLGFLAGWLGTVTSTEPPDAAKHAETEVRSLTGAGAA from the coding sequence GTGACCGGTGAGCACCAGACCCTGGCCCTCGTGCTGTTCGGCGTCTTCGTCGCCGTGACCCTGGCGATCACGAGCTGGGTGAGCCGCGGCCGGCGCGGCTCGGCGGTGGAGTTCTACGCCGGCGGACGCCTCTTCTCGCCGATGGAGAACGGTTTCGCCATCGCCGGTGACTACATGTCCGCAGCCTCCTTCCTGGGCATCTCCGGCCTGATCGCGCTCTTCGGCTACGACGGGCTGCTCTACTCGGTGGGCTTCCTGGTGGCCTGGCTGGTCGTGCTGTTCCTGGTCGCCGAACTGGTCCGCAACTGCGGGCGGTTCACCCTCGCCGACGTGGTCGCCGCGCGCATGCGGGAACGGCCGGTGCGGATCGCGGCGGGAACGTCCTCGGTCACCGTGTCCGTCCTGTACCTGGTGGCGCAGATGGTGGGGGCGGGCAGCCTGGTCGCGCTGCTGCTGGGCGGGACGGGAGCGGCCGCGCAGACCTGGACGGTGATCGCGGTCGGCGCGCTGATGGTCGTCTACGTGTCGTGGGGAGGGATGCGGGCCACCACCTGGATCCAGATCGTGAAGGCGGTTCTGCTGCTGGGCGGGGCGGTCACGCTGACCGCGCTCGTCCTGGTGCGCTTCCACGGCGACGTCGACCGGCTCCTGCGCACCGCGGCGGACCGCAGCGGCCACGGCACGGCGTTCCTGGCGCCCGGCCTGACGTACGGCGGGGACTGGACCGCCCGCCTCGACTTCATCAGCCTGGGACTCGCCCTGGTGCTGGGCACGGCCGGGCTGCCGCACATCCTGTCGCGGTTCTACACCGTGCCGACGGCCCGCGCGGCACGGCGTTCGGTCGTCTGGTCGATCGCGCTCATCGGCGGTTTCTACCTGATGACGATCGTCCTCGGCTTCGGCGCCGCCGCGATCGTGGGCCCGCAGGCCGTGCGCGCCTCGAACACGGCAGGGAACACCGCGGTCCCGCTGCTGGCGCTCGACCTGGGCGGCGGCGCCGGCTCCACCGGCGGGACGGTGCTGTTCGCGGTGGTCGCGGCGGTCGCCTTCGCCACCATCCTCGCAGTGGTCGCCGGAGTCACCCTCGCCTCCTCGGCCTCCGTCGCCCACGACCTGTACGCCTCGCTGCGCCGCGGGCGCGGGGAGCCCCGTGGCGAGGTGGCCGTGGCGAGGGCGGCGGCGGCCGGCATCGGTGTCGTCGCCATCGCCCTCGGGCTGCTCGCCCGGGACCTCAACGTCGCCTTCCTGGTGGGCCTGGCGTTCGCCGTCGCCGCCTCCGCGAACCTTCCGGTCCTGCTCTACTCGCTGTTCTGGCGGCGCTTCACCACCCGGGGCGCCGTCTGGGCCGTCTACGGCGGCCTGGTCCCGGCGGTGGCGCTGGTGCTGCTGTCACCCGTGGTCTCGGGCAGCCCCGACGCGCTGTTCCCGCACGCCGACTTCCAGTGCTTCCCGCTGCAGAACCCGGGCCTCGTCTCCATCCCGCTGGGCTTCCTGGCCGGCTGGCTCGGCACGGTCACCTCCACGGAGCCGCCGGACGCGGCCAAGCACGCGGAGACGGAGGTGCGGTCCCTGACGGGAGCGGGCGCCGCGTGA
- a CDS encoding DUF485 domain-containing protein: MHSSDGRPRDARGVRYDDPWHAALASARGLAPGRGGAGHVSAPVPAAARERSGRGGRTEPWESAVSAADVYVEVQRSAAFQEVRRRYRRFVVPAFAAFFTWYVGYVVAATAAPGLMARPVAGAVNVAMLAGLGQFLSTFLLTWAYARHARLRRDRAALELRWDTQQLTRGIPGAVPGDR, encoded by the coding sequence ATGCACTCAAGTGACGGTCGTCCCCGTGACGCACGCGGTGTGCGGTACGACGACCCCTGGCACGCCGCTCTCGCCTCCGCCCGGGGTCTCGCCCCCGGCCGCGGGGGGGCCGGCCACGTCTCCGCGCCCGTGCCCGCCGCGGCCCGCGAGCGGTCCGGGCGGGGCGGGCGGACGGAGCCATGGGAGAGCGCGGTGAGCGCCGCGGACGTCTACGTCGAGGTGCAGCGCAGCGCCGCCTTCCAGGAGGTCCGACGCCGCTACCGCCGGTTCGTCGTCCCCGCGTTCGCCGCCTTCTTCACCTGGTACGTCGGCTACGTCGTCGCCGCCACCGCCGCGCCCGGACTCATGGCCCGGCCCGTGGCGGGCGCGGTGAACGTGGCGATGCTGGCCGGGCTCGGCCAGTTCCTCTCCACCTTCCTGCTCACCTGGGCCTACGCCCGGCACGCCCGGCTGCGCAGGGACCGCGCGGCGCTCGAACTGCGCTGGGACACCCAGCAATTGACGCGCGGCATCCCGGGGGCGGTGCCCGGTGACCGGTGA
- a CDS encoding S1 family peptidase, translating to MRRPSVRALARPLAGVAAAALIPLVPAFSAAPAAAEGIVGGFPVDVTDVPWTVALSSRDRFGGTRSGQFCGGVAVGPTTVLTAAHCLEEDVLGSPPHEVPDLKVIAGRTDLRTDHGQEVAVRESWVNPGYDDVSNSGDFAVLTLAEPLPPGAVVAMAGAGDPAYAAGTAATVYGWGDVSGQGDYADVLRAASVQVLPDTLCERAYPAGGDGSYLAEAMVCAGRRLGGRDACQGDSGGPLVARGRVIGLVSWGSGCGRSGSPGVYTRISDALRKLGWDRAGHSHMAG from the coding sequence ATGCGTCGTCCCTCTGTCCGAGCGCTGGCCCGCCCACTGGCCGGGGTCGCTGCCGCGGCCCTGATACCCCTGGTACCGGCGTTCTCCGCCGCTCCCGCCGCGGCCGAGGGCATAGTGGGCGGGTTCCCCGTCGACGTGACCGACGTTCCGTGGACGGTGGCGCTGTCCAGCCGTGACCGGTTCGGCGGAACGCGGTCCGGGCAGTTCTGCGGTGGGGTGGCGGTCGGCCCCACGACCGTGCTCACGGCGGCGCACTGTCTGGAGGAGGACGTCCTCGGCTCACCGCCGCACGAGGTGCCCGACCTCAAGGTGATCGCCGGGCGCACGGATCTGCGCACCGATCACGGCCAGGAGGTCGCGGTGCGCGAGAGCTGGGTGAACCCGGGCTACGACGACGTCAGCAACAGCGGGGACTTTGCCGTGCTGACGCTCGCCGAGCCGCTGCCGCCGGGCGCGGTCGTCGCGATGGCCGGCGCGGGTGATCCCGCGTACGCCGCGGGCACCGCCGCCACGGTCTACGGCTGGGGAGACGTCTCGGGCCAGGGCGACTACGCGGACGTACTGCGGGCCGCGAGTGTGCAGGTGCTGCCCGACACGCTGTGCGAGCGCGCGTACCCGGCCGGTGGCGACGGCAGTTACCTCGCCGAGGCCATGGTGTGCGCGGGGCGGCGGCTGGGCGGCCGGGACGCCTGTCAGGGGGACAGCGGGGGGCCGCTGGTGGCCCGGGGGCGCGTCATCGGGCTGGTGTCCTGGGGCAGTGGCTGCGGCCGCTCCGGCAGCCCCGGCGTCTACACACGGATCTCCGACGCCCTGCGGAAGCTCGGCTGGGACCGCGCGGGCCACAGCCACATGGCCGGGTGA
- a CDS encoding response regulator: MIEVLVVDDDTRVARVNAAYVEKVPGFHVVGEAHQAAEALRLLETLPHVDLVLLDHYLPDGTGLAVVQEMRRRGHQTDVIMVTAARDVATVQAAMRHGALQYLVKPFAFAGLRAKLEAYAQLRRTLDGGGEAEQAEVDRIFGALSAPSEPDLPKGHSPTTAELVRQCLMNAEGPLSAQEIAERTGVSRQTAQRYLKLLERTGRATLTLKYGDAGRPEHRYVWATRA, translated from the coding sequence ATGATCGAGGTCCTGGTCGTGGACGACGACACCAGGGTCGCGCGGGTGAACGCCGCGTACGTCGAGAAGGTGCCGGGTTTCCACGTCGTCGGGGAAGCGCACCAGGCCGCGGAGGCGCTGCGGCTGCTGGAGACGCTGCCGCACGTGGATCTGGTCCTCCTGGACCACTACCTGCCCGACGGGACGGGGCTCGCGGTGGTGCAGGAGATGCGCCGGCGCGGCCACCAGACCGACGTGATCATGGTGACGGCGGCCCGGGACGTCGCGACGGTGCAGGCGGCGATGCGGCACGGCGCGCTGCAGTACCTGGTCAAACCGTTCGCGTTCGCGGGGCTGCGCGCGAAGCTCGAGGCTTACGCGCAGTTGCGCCGCACCCTCGACGGCGGTGGCGAGGCGGAGCAGGCGGAGGTCGACCGCATCTTCGGCGCGCTGTCCGCGCCGTCGGAGCCGGATCTGCCGAAGGGGCACTCCCCCACCACGGCCGAGCTGGTGCGGCAGTGCCTGATGAACGCCGAAGGGCCGCTGTCGGCCCAGGAGATCGCCGAACGCACCGGGGTGAGCCGGCAGACGGCACAGCGCTATCTGAAGCTCCTGGAGCGCACGGGACGGGCCACGCTGACCCTGAAGTACGGGGACGCGGGCCGCCCGGAACACCGTTACGTGTGGGCGACCCGCGCCTGA
- a CDS encoding RNA polymerase sigma factor encodes MSASTSRTLPPEIAESVSVMALIERGKAEGQIAGDDVRRAFEADQIPATQWKNVLRSLNQILEEEGVTLMVSAAEPKRTRKSVAAKSPAKRTATKAVAAKTVTTRKATATSPAPAAPVDPAVEPTEEAAPAKKAAAKKTTAKKAVAKKATAKKTAAKKTGAKKDDVELLDEEVLEDTKVADEPEGAESAGFVLSDEDEDDAPAQQVAAAGATADPVKDYLKQIGKVPLLNAEQEVELAKRIEAGLFAEDKLANADKLAPKLKRELEIIAEDGRRAKNHLLEANLRLVVSLAKRYTGRGMLFLDLIQEGNLGLIRAVEKFDYTKGYKFSTYATWWIRQAITRAMADQARTIRIPVHMVEVINKLARVQRQMLQDLGREPTPEELAKELDMTPEKVIEVQKYGREPISLHTPLGEDGDSEFGDLIEDSEAVVPADAVSFTLLQEQLHSVLDTLSEREAGVVSMRFGLTDGQPKTLDEIGKVYGVTRERIRQIESKTMSKLRHPSRSQVLRDYLD; translated from the coding sequence GTGTCGGCCAGCACATCCCGTACGCTCCCGCCGGAGATCGCCGAGTCCGTCTCTGTCATGGCGCTCATTGAGCGGGGAAAGGCTGAGGGGCAGATCGCCGGCGACGACGTGCGTCGGGCCTTCGAAGCTGACCAGATTCCGGCCACTCAGTGGAAGAACGTACTGCGCAGCCTCAATCAGATCCTCGAGGAAGAGGGTGTGACGCTGATGGTCAGTGCCGCGGAACCCAAGCGCACCCGAAAGAGCGTCGCAGCGAAGAGCCCGGCCAAGCGCACCGCCACCAAGGCGGTCGCGGCGAAGACGGTGACCACTCGCAAGGCCACCGCCACCTCGCCCGCGCCGGCCGCGCCCGTCGACCCCGCCGTCGAGCCCACCGAGGAAGCCGCGCCCGCGAAGAAGGCCGCTGCCAAGAAGACGACCGCCAAGAAGGCGGTCGCCAAGAAGGCCACCGCCAAGAAGACGGCGGCCAAGAAGACCGGCGCCAAGAAGGACGACGTCGAGCTGCTCGACGAGGAGGTCCTGGAGGACACCAAGGTCGCCGACGAGCCCGAGGGAGCCGAGAGCGCCGGCTTCGTGCTGTCCGACGAGGACGAGGACGACGCCCCCGCGCAGCAGGTCGCCGCGGCCGGCGCCACCGCCGACCCGGTCAAGGACTACCTCAAGCAGATCGGCAAGGTCCCCCTGCTCAACGCCGAGCAGGAGGTCGAGCTGGCCAAGCGCATCGAGGCGGGCCTGTTCGCCGAGGACAAGCTGGCCAACGCCGACAAGCTCGCGCCGAAGCTCAAGCGCGAGCTGGAGATCATCGCCGAGGACGGCCGCCGCGCCAAGAACCACCTGCTGGAGGCCAACCTCCGCCTCGTGGTCTCCCTGGCCAAGCGCTACACCGGCCGCGGCATGCTCTTCCTGGACCTGATCCAGGAAGGCAACCTCGGTCTGATCCGCGCGGTCGAGAAGTTCGACTACACCAAGGGCTACAAGTTCTCCACGTACGCCACCTGGTGGATCCGGCAGGCGATCACCCGTGCCATGGCCGACCAGGCCCGCACCATCCGTATCCCGGTGCACATGGTCGAGGTCATCAACAAGCTCGCGCGCGTCCAGCGCCAGATGCTCCAGGACCTGGGCCGCGAGCCCACCCCGGAGGAGCTGGCCAAGGAACTCGACATGACCCCCGAGAAGGTCATCGAGGTCCAGAAGTACGGCCGCGAGCCCATCTCGCTGCACACCCCGCTCGGCGAGGACGGCGACAGCGAGTTCGGTGACCTCATCGAGGACTCCGAGGCCGTGGTCCCGGCCGACGCGGTCAGCTTCACGCTCCTCCAGGAGCAGCTGCACTCGGTCCTGGACACCCTGTCCGAGCGTGAGGCGGGCGTCGTGTCCATGCGCTTCGGGCTCACCGACGGCCAGCCGAAGACCCTCGACGAGATCGGCAAGGTGTACGGCGTCACGCGTGAGCGCATCCGCCAGATCGAGTCGAAGACCATGTCGAAGCTGCGCCACCCGTCGCGCTCGCAGGTCCTGCGCGACTACCTCGACTAG
- a CDS encoding FadR/GntR family transcriptional regulator — protein sequence MSTLAHTMMTAARAADSGLAGQGELDRYPFAEAAPADRVGVPAWEGADPELGRVGRRAAGSRGRGLHGQLVQQLGQMIVSGDLGADRPLVPEEIGQRFEVSRTVVRESLRVLEAKGLVSARPNVGTRVRPVSDWNLLDPDIIEWRAFGPQRDDQRRELSELRWTIEPLAARLAAGHGREDVQQRLSDMVEIMGHAMGQGDALTFSRADTEFHSLLIQIAGNRMLEHLSGIVSAALQVSGGPVTGCDRPNEATLVHHGRIVDALAAGDGAAAEEAMRQLLTVHPEVERVVPAPREH from the coding sequence GTGAGTACCCTTGCGCACACCATGATGACCGCCGCCCGCGCCGCAGACTCCGGCCTCGCCGGCCAGGGCGAACTCGACCGCTACCCCTTCGCGGAGGCCGCCCCCGCGGACCGCGTCGGGGTCCCCGCCTGGGAGGGCGCGGACCCCGAGCTGGGCCGGGTGGGCCGGCGGGCCGCGGGCAGCCGTGGCCGCGGCCTGCACGGCCAACTCGTCCAGCAGCTCGGACAGATGATCGTCTCCGGCGACCTCGGTGCCGACCGTCCGCTGGTCCCGGAGGAGATCGGCCAGCGCTTCGAGGTGTCCCGGACCGTCGTCCGCGAGTCGCTGCGCGTCCTGGAGGCCAAGGGCCTGGTCAGTGCCCGGCCGAACGTCGGTACGCGGGTGCGCCCCGTCAGCGACTGGAACCTGCTCGACCCGGACATCATCGAGTGGCGGGCCTTCGGCCCCCAGCGGGACGACCAGCGCCGCGAGCTGAGCGAGCTGCGGTGGACGATCGAGCCGCTGGCCGCGCGGCTGGCCGCCGGCCACGGCCGTGAGGACGTCCAGCAGCGGCTGTCCGACATGGTCGAGATCATGGGGCACGCCATGGGGCAGGGCGACGCGCTCACCTTCTCCCGCGCGGACACCGAGTTCCACTCGCTGCTCATCCAGATCGCCGGCAACCGCATGCTGGAGCACCTCTCCGGCATCGTCTCGGCGGCGCTCCAGGTCTCCGGCGGCCCGGTCACGGGCTGTGACCGGCCGAACGAGGCGACGCTGGTGCACCACGGCCGGATCGTCGACGCGCTCGCCGCGGGGGACGGCGCGGCGGCCGAGGAGGCCATGCGGCAGCTCCTCACCGTCCACCCCGAGGTGGAGCGCGTCGTTCCCGCGCCGCGCGAGCACTGA
- a CDS encoding DNA gyrase/topoisomerase IV subunit B, protein MTAETSVPSTALLAGADRDGSNYTARHLLVLEGLEAVRKRPGMYIGSTDSRGLMHCLWEIIDNSVDEALGGYCDHIEVILHDDGSVEVRDNGRGIPVDVEPKTGLSGIEVVMTKLHAGGKFGGGSYAASGGLHGVGASVVNALSARLDVEVDRGGHTHAISFRRGVPGAFAAAGPDAKFEARSGLRKAKKIPRTRTGTRVRYWADRQIFLKDAKLSLENLHQRARQTAFLVPGLTIVVRDEFGLGEGGSKGEESFRFDGGISEFCEFLAADRPICDVLRFTGQGTFKETVPVLDEHGQMTPTEVTRELGVDVALRWGTGYETTVKSFVNIIATPKGGTHVAGFEQAIAKTMNEVLRAKKLLRVAEDDIVKDDALEGLTAVVTVRLAEPQFEGQTKEVLGTSAARRIVNNVVSKELKAFLTATKRDAAQQARVVMEKAVAAARTRIAARQHKDAQRRKTALESSSLPAKLADCRSDDVDRSELFIVEGDSALGTAKLARNSEFQALLPIRGKILNVQKSSVTDMLKNAECGAIIQVIGAGSGRTFDIDAARYGKIIMMTDADVDGSHIRTLLLTLFHRYMRPMVEAGRVFAAVPPLHRIELIQPKKGQDKYVYTYSDRELRDKLMEFQSKGVRYKDSIQRYKGLGEMDADQLAETTMDPRHRTLRRINLSDLDAAEQVFDLLMGNDVAPRKEFISSSAATLDRSRIDA, encoded by the coding sequence GTGACCGCCGAGACGTCCGTGCCGTCCACAGCTCTGCTGGCAGGAGCAGACCGGGACGGTTCCAACTACACCGCGCGGCACCTGCTCGTCCTCGAGGGGCTGGAGGCCGTCCGCAAGCGCCCGGGCATGTACATCGGCTCGACCGACAGCCGCGGCCTGATGCACTGCCTCTGGGAGATCATCGACAACTCCGTCGACGAGGCCCTGGGCGGCTACTGCGACCACATCGAGGTGATCCTCCACGACGACGGCTCGGTGGAGGTGCGGGACAACGGCCGCGGCATCCCGGTCGACGTGGAGCCCAAGACCGGCCTGTCCGGCATCGAGGTCGTGATGACCAAGCTGCACGCCGGCGGCAAGTTCGGCGGCGGCTCCTACGCCGCTTCCGGCGGCCTGCACGGCGTCGGCGCCTCCGTCGTGAACGCGCTGTCCGCGCGGCTGGACGTCGAGGTGGACCGCGGCGGCCACACCCACGCGATCAGCTTCCGGCGGGGCGTGCCGGGCGCCTTCGCCGCGGCCGGCCCGGACGCGAAGTTCGAGGCCAGGAGCGGCCTGCGCAAGGCCAAGAAGATCCCCAGGACCCGCACCGGCACGCGGGTGCGGTACTGGGCCGACCGCCAGATCTTCCTCAAGGACGCCAAGCTCTCCCTGGAGAACCTGCACCAGCGCGCCCGCCAGACCGCGTTCCTGGTGCCCGGCCTGACCATCGTCGTCCGCGACGAGTTCGGCCTCGGCGAGGGCGGCAGCAAGGGCGAGGAGTCCTTCCGCTTCGACGGCGGCATCAGCGAGTTCTGCGAGTTCCTGGCGGCCGACAGGCCCATCTGCGACGTGCTCCGCTTCACCGGCCAGGGCACGTTCAAGGAGACCGTCCCGGTCCTCGACGAGCACGGCCAGATGACACCCACCGAGGTCACCCGGGAACTCGGCGTCGACGTCGCCCTGCGCTGGGGCACCGGCTACGAGACGACCGTCAAGTCCTTCGTCAACATCATCGCCACCCCCAAGGGCGGCACCCATGTCGCCGGCTTCGAGCAGGCGATCGCCAAGACCATGAACGAGGTGCTGCGCGCCAAGAAGCTGCTGCGCGTCGCCGAGGACGACATCGTCAAGGACGACGCCCTGGAGGGCCTGACCGCGGTCGTCACCGTCCGCCTCGCCGAGCCGCAGTTCGAGGGCCAGACCAAGGAGGTGCTCGGCACCTCGGCGGCCCGCCGCATCGTGAACAACGTGGTCTCCAAGGAGCTCAAGGCGTTCCTGACCGCCACCAAGCGCGACGCCGCGCAGCAGGCCCGGGTGGTCATGGAGAAGGCCGTCGCCGCCGCGCGGACCCGGATCGCGGCCCGTCAGCACAAGGACGCGCAGCGTCGCAAGACGGCCCTGGAGTCGTCCTCGCTGCCCGCGAAGCTCGCCGACTGCCGCAGCGACGACGTCGACCGCAGCGAGCTGTTCATCGTCGAGGGGGACTCCGCGCTCGGCACCGCCAAGCTCGCCCGCAACTCCGAGTTCCAGGCCCTGCTGCCGATCCGCGGCAAGATCCTCAACGTCCAGAAGTCGTCCGTGACCGACATGCTCAAGAACGCCGAGTGCGGCGCGATCATCCAGGTCATAGGGGCGGGCTCGGGGCGGACCTTCGACATCGACGCCGCCCGCTACGGCAAGATCATCATGATGACCGACGCCGATGTGGACGGTTCCCACATCCGGACCCTGCTGCTCACGCTGTTCCACCGCTACATGCGGCCCATGGTCGAGGCCGGCCGGGTCTTCGCCGCGGTCCCGCCGCTGCACCGGATCGAGCTGATCCAGCCCAAGAAGGGCCAGGACAAGTACGTGTACACGTACTCGGACCGGGAACTGCGCGACAAGCTCATGGAGTTCCAGAGCAAGGGCGTCCGGTACAAGGACTCGATCCAGCGCTACAAGGGCCTGGGCGAGATGGACGCCGACCAGCTGGCCGAGACCACCATGGACCCGCGCCACCGCACCCTGCGCCGGATCAACCTCTCCGACCTGGACGCCGCCGAGCAGGTCTTCGACCTGCTGATGGGCAACGACGTGGCGCCCCGCAAGGAGTTCATCTCCAGCTCGGCGGCGACGCTGGACCGGTCGCGCATCGACGCCTAG
- a CDS encoding ATP-binding cassette domain-containing protein, which produces MIQAFGLTSNPRKDLPPAVDDVSFDARAGHVTALLGAAGAGKTTVLRLMLELQQGRGLTHFRGRPLHRIAHPSREVGVLLGDVPGHPGRTVRGHLRMLCAAAGVPVRRADEVLEAAGIVSLREERLGTLSRGMDRRLGLACALLADPHTLVLDDPAAGLSAGEGRWLHGMLRAHAAHGGTVLVSTADPKEAARIADRVVTLDGGRVVADQAAADFARTRLRPRVVVRTPHAARLSAVLTKEARTGQRSIEVAREGGNRLYVYGSTCAAVGDAAFRHGILVHQLADEVGDMGPGAGDETPPPVPGAVEGRLTAGSREGSGGTGLPGPSPARTGTVTEAGTDEEADTEVETDTEARTDTEVEAGAAAETDTGTETDTGTETDTGTETDTGTKTDTGTKTDAGTETGVEAEAVEAGIDTGTGAGSEVQPRPDASRAAVPGPAEPAEALSVPPEPTRPGTESAPPALLPAQVSSPGPASVAAPSHATGSRTLPPPGHLTEPLPGLPPPISVRPAPSPLRPLRYELRRATGVGTGFLTGAVVLVVSALTAVVVARIGHTPQARLLAAWPRELPLPPAALGAGLLGALAFGDEFRHPALAADRGTVPRRLGLLAAKLLVSAVTGLVLAVLTVGCDAEVLYLLYGRELVRVPAEWLSLAVSWIALVVGCAWAGVLAAGVFRSTAGGLATVVAVPVVVVPLLQKLLAGPPVWSAAGFPLRLREVLLSQWPFGGERYVAAVARVIGQPVGTALTLSLATLLCAYVVTTLRRRVG; this is translated from the coding sequence GTGATCCAGGCCTTCGGACTGACCAGCAACCCCCGCAAGGATCTTCCGCCCGCCGTCGACGACGTCTCCTTCGACGCGCGCGCGGGACACGTCACCGCGCTCCTCGGTGCCGCCGGTGCGGGCAAGACGACGGTGCTCAGGCTCATGCTCGAACTCCAACAGGGCCGTGGCCTCACGCACTTCCGAGGGCGCCCGCTGCACCGCATCGCCCACCCCTCGCGCGAAGTCGGCGTTCTGCTCGGTGATGTTCCCGGCCACCCCGGGCGCACCGTCCGAGGTCACCTGCGCATGCTGTGCGCAGCCGCCGGAGTCCCGGTCCGGCGGGCGGACGAAGTCCTCGAAGCGGCCGGCATCGTCAGCCTGCGGGAGGAACGACTCGGCACCCTCTCCCGTGGCATGGACCGCCGCCTCGGGCTGGCCTGCGCGCTGCTCGCCGACCCGCACACCCTCGTGCTCGACGACCCCGCCGCAGGGCTCTCCGCCGGGGAGGGCCGCTGGCTGCACGGCATGCTGCGCGCCCACGCCGCACACGGCGGCACCGTTCTGGTCAGCACCGCCGACCCCAAGGAGGCCGCACGTATCGCGGACCGGGTCGTGACGCTGGACGGAGGCAGGGTCGTCGCCGACCAGGCGGCGGCGGACTTCGCCCGCACCCGGCTGCGTCCGCGGGTCGTCGTCCGCACCCCGCACGCGGCCCGCCTCTCCGCCGTCCTCACCAAGGAGGCGCGCACCGGGCAGCGCTCGATCGAAGTCGCGCGGGAGGGCGGCAACCGCCTGTACGTCTACGGCAGTACCTGCGCCGCCGTCGGCGACGCCGCGTTCCGGCACGGCATCCTCGTGCACCAACTCGCCGACGAAGTAGGCGACATGGGGCCAGGAGCGGGGGACGAGACACCCCCACCTGTACCGGGTGCCGTGGAAGGACGGCTCACGGCGGGAAGCCGCGAGGGCTCCGGTGGCACCGGTCTGCCGGGCCCGTCCCCGGCCCGTACCGGAACGGTCACCGAGGCGGGAACCGACGAGGAAGCCGACACAGAGGTGGAGACCGACACCGAGGCGAGAACCGACACAGAGGTGGAGGCCGGCGCGGCAGCGGAGACCGACACCGGCACGGAGACCGACACCGGCACGGAGACCGACACCGGCACGGAGACCGACACCGGCACGAAAACCGACACCGGCACGAAAACCGACGCCGGCACGGAGACCGGAGTCGAGGCGGAGGCGGTGGAGGCCGGCATCGACACGGGGACCGGCGCCGGATCCGAGGTCCAGCCCCGGCCCGACGCCTCACGGGCTGCGGTCCCCGGCCCGGCGGAACCTGCGGAAGCCCTCTCGGTGCCGCCCGAGCCGACCCGGCCGGGCACGGAGTCCGCCCCGCCTGCCCTGCTCCCCGCCCAGGTCTCCTCCCCCGGCCCCGCCTCGGTTGCCGCGCCTTCCCACGCCACCGGTTCCCGCACCCTTCCGCCCCCCGGCCACCTCACCGAGCCGCTGCCCGGCCTCCCGCCCCCCATTTCGGTCCGCCCCGCTCCCAGCCCGCTGCGCCCGCTGCGCTACGAGCTGCGCCGGGCGACCGGAGTCGGGACCGGGTTCCTCACCGGGGCCGTGGTGCTGGTGGTCTCGGCGCTCACCGCGGTCGTCGTGGCCCGTATCGGGCACACTCCGCAGGCGCGGCTGCTCGCCGCGTGGCCCCGGGAGCTGCCGCTGCCGCCCGCGGCGCTCGGCGCCGGGCTGCTGGGCGCGCTGGCCTTCGGGGACGAGTTCCGCCACCCGGCTCTGGCGGCGGACCGCGGCACGGTGCCCCGTCGGCTGGGGCTGCTCGCCGCCAAGCTGCTGGTCTCCGCGGTCACCGGCCTGGTCCTCGCCGTGCTGACCGTGGGCTGCGACGCCGAGGTGCTTTATCTGCTGTACGGACGGGAACTCGTACGGGTTCCCGCGGAGTGGCTGTCGCTGGCGGTGAGTTGGATCGCGCTGGTGGTCGGCTGCGCCTGGGCCGGGGTGCTGGCCGCCGGGGTGTTCCGGTCCACCGCGGGCGGGCTCGCGACGGTGGTGGCCGTGCCGGTGGTCGTCGTACCGCTGCTGCAGAAGCTCCTGGCCGGCCCGCCCGTGTGGAGCGCGGCGGGCTTCCCGCTGCGGCTGCGCGAGGTGCTGCTGTCGCAGTGGCCCTTCGGCGGTGAGCGCTATGTGGCGGCCGTGGCGCGTGTGATCGGCCAACCCGTCGGCACCGCCCTGACGTTGTCGCTGGCCACACTGCTCTGCGCGTACGTGGTCACGACGCTGCGGCGCAGGGTCGGGTGA